Genomic segment of Glutamicibacter sp. JL.03c:
TTCTGCAAGCCTGCCCGGGTGCTCTCATCGGAAGGGCCCAAGAAGATCAGCCGTTGGGCATCTTCAGGTGCGTTCCATGAAGCACTGGGCCAGTAGCGCAGGATTTCTACGTCGTCCCCGTCCTGGTTTACCGAACGAACTTCCTGCTGATTCGGGAAGGATGCAATACGGTCGCGAAGTAATGCGTAGTCGCTGGTCCAGCTTGGCAACGTCCGCGCGGTTGAGCTCATGGTGTTGCGTTCTCCTTTTGGTTCGATGGGGATTACCTATCGGCAACACTGACTTTACGCCTAAAATCCGGGCAATACTCAACTGTGTTGCCACGTTGCAGGGGGCGCGCCTCGGCGCCTGGGAACTAGGAAGCCTTGGGCCTTCTGAGGACGGAACGAACCGGAGGATTCATCCCGGTTTCATCTTCCTCTTGCGGATCCATGAGGGCCAGGATGTCTTCGAAAAGCGAACGCACCACCGGCAGGCGACATAGCACAGCGAACTTTGCCACCACCGGCGCCATGTTCTTCATGAGAGTGCGGGAGCGGCGTTGGCGCGCGGACTGGTCATAGGCCCAGGCGGAGAAAACATGCCGCGACACGAGCAGGAGGAATTTCGGCAGATCGCGGCGGATTCCCAGCGGGGGCAGTGGGCGGGCGCCGGCAACCGCTTGCTCCCACAGCGAGAGCTCGATCCTCGAGACTTCCTCATTCGCGTGTTCGTTGGAAAGCAGGACTTTCAAGAAGACCGGGCCGAACTCGTGATAGGGCGCCAATACGCGGACCCCGGCATCGAGTACCGCGCGGATATTGGATTCCAAGGTATTGCCCTCGTCGAACGCGCCTTGGCAGTACTCGTACTGCTCAGCGCGGAGGTTCAACAACAGCTGGGCGACGATGTCTTCCTTTGATTGGAAGTAGTAGTACGCATGCGATA
This window contains:
- a CDS encoding TetR/AcrR family transcriptional regulator, yielding MSIQPRTEKGRQTQAKLLATALDCFAEDGYRASSMRVIAANAGVSLSHAYYYFQSKEDIVAQLLLNLRAEQYEYCQGAFDEGNTLESNIRAVLDAGVRVLAPYHEFGPVFLKVLLSNEHANEEVSRIELSLWEQAVAGARPLPPLGIRRDLPKFLLLVSRHVFSAWAYDQSARQRRSRTLMKNMAPVVAKFAVLCRLPVVRSLFEDILALMDPQEEDETGMNPPVRSVLRRPKAS